The following proteins are co-located in the Rhodococcus opacus B4 genome:
- a CDS encoding winged helix-turn-helix transcriptional regulator, protein MMEGMTNGDPQPATPELVMDRMPLTPRPCAIAATMELIGDRWSMLVIRELSYGVHRFDRIAGYIGVSRDILTARLRKLEEVGVIERRQYSEHPPRFEYHLTPAGEDLRPLLLSLFQWGSKWAVDEAPSVLVHDCGHSLELEHRCAHCGEAVENTTVAMHSRTPRRER, encoded by the coding sequence ATGATGGAGGGCATGACCAACGGCGACCCCCAGCCAGCAACACCCGAGCTCGTCATGGACCGGATGCCCCTCACACCGAGGCCCTGCGCCATCGCCGCCACCATGGAGTTGATCGGCGACCGCTGGTCGATGCTGGTGATCCGCGAACTGTCCTACGGCGTGCACCGCTTCGACCGGATCGCGGGCTACATCGGCGTCTCCCGCGACATCCTCACCGCACGGCTACGCAAACTCGAGGAGGTCGGCGTCATCGAACGCAGGCAGTACTCCGAGCACCCGCCCCGCTTCGAGTACCACCTCACCCCCGCGGGCGAGGACCTGCGGCCGCTGTTGCTCTCCCTGTTCCAGTGGGGCAGCAAATGGGCCGTAGACGAGGCTCCTTCGGTGCTCGTGCACGACTGCGGGCACTCGCTGGAACTGGAACACCGCTGCGCGCATTGCGGCGAGGCGGTCGAGAACACCACCGTCGCAATGCATTCCCGCACCCCTCGACGGGAACGCTGA
- a CDS encoding PaaI family thioesterase, whose protein sequence is MSAYGNGEVATVEGVPDTGEWGEVRSKIVEWHDPAGPARKARELDGLTYLRSILDGSVPAPPIAGLMNLRFLEAEPGRVVFALDPDESQYNPIGAIHGGAVCTLLDSVAGCAVHTTLPAGWGYTSVEIKVNYIRGAAKDSGALTATGVVKKAGRRIAFAEGEVTDAQGRLVATATSTLLVFEVPPRS, encoded by the coding sequence GTGAGCGCGTACGGGAACGGAGAAGTGGCGACGGTCGAGGGCGTGCCGGACACCGGTGAGTGGGGCGAGGTGCGGTCGAAGATCGTCGAATGGCACGACCCGGCGGGTCCGGCGCGCAAGGCCCGGGAACTCGACGGCCTCACCTACCTGCGGTCGATTCTCGACGGCAGCGTTCCGGCGCCGCCCATCGCCGGCTTGATGAACTTGCGATTCCTCGAGGCCGAGCCCGGGAGGGTGGTCTTCGCGCTCGATCCCGACGAGTCGCAGTACAACCCGATCGGCGCCATCCACGGCGGCGCCGTGTGCACGCTGCTCGATTCGGTCGCGGGCTGCGCCGTGCACACCACCTTGCCCGCGGGGTGGGGGTACACGTCGGTCGAGATCAAGGTCAACTACATCCGCGGGGCGGCCAAGGACTCCGGGGCGCTCACCGCTACCGGCGTCGTGAAGAAGGCGGGCCGGCGCATCGCCTTCGCGGAAGGGGAGGTCACCGACGCGCAGGGCCGCCTGGTGGCCACCGCCACCAGCACGCTGCTGGTGTTCGAGGTACCCCCGCGGAGCTGA
- a CDS encoding ferredoxin reductase, protein MSVAHTSRPAEERRFSLLSLFEAMATPHQLDRYLELVTPMVTVRDLRAEVVEVRRSTADTVTLTLRPTRQWRGFRAGQFVQVGVVIDGVRHTRCYSPANAQASTDGLVELTVKAHPEGLVSQYLHAHASPGLVLDLSQAAGEFTLPSPRPRRLLLVSGGSGITPVLSMLRTLVDEQHFGSITFLHYAYTENDVAYLDELRALAAANANVSLVLAYTDQETGGHLHGFFGQEHLDAVAPWYADAETFLCGPPGLMRGVREVYRELGIEDRLHTEEFAPAAAPAEGEAGGAVSFTASGVTADNSGKTLLEQAEAAGLHPEYGCRMGICFSCTTVKKSGCTKNVRTGDTDTDPDKAIQLCVSVPVGDVALDI, encoded by the coding sequence GTGTCAGTTGCCCACACCAGTCGTCCGGCGGAGGAACGCAGGTTCTCACTGCTGTCGTTGTTCGAGGCGATGGCCACTCCGCACCAGCTCGACCGCTACCTCGAACTCGTCACTCCCATGGTCACCGTGCGCGACCTGCGCGCCGAAGTGGTCGAGGTCCGGCGGTCCACCGCCGACACCGTCACCCTCACGCTGCGCCCCACCCGGCAGTGGCGCGGATTCCGTGCGGGGCAGTTCGTGCAGGTGGGCGTCGTGATCGATGGGGTTCGGCACACCCGGTGCTACTCACCGGCCAATGCACAGGCGTCCACCGACGGGCTCGTCGAGCTGACGGTCAAGGCGCATCCCGAGGGTCTGGTCTCGCAGTACCTGCACGCGCACGCGAGCCCCGGTCTCGTGCTCGACCTGTCCCAGGCGGCGGGAGAATTCACTCTTCCGTCTCCTCGCCCTCGCCGGCTCCTGCTGGTGAGCGGAGGCAGCGGAATCACCCCGGTTCTGTCGATGCTGCGCACCCTCGTCGACGAGCAGCACTTCGGGAGCATCACTTTTCTGCACTACGCGTACACCGAAAACGACGTCGCATACCTCGACGAGCTGCGTGCGCTCGCGGCCGCGAACGCCAACGTCTCCCTCGTGTTGGCGTACACCGATCAGGAGACCGGCGGCCATCTCCACGGGTTCTTCGGCCAGGAGCACCTCGACGCCGTGGCGCCCTGGTACGCGGACGCCGAAACCTTCCTGTGCGGCCCGCCCGGACTGATGCGTGGCGTCCGCGAGGTGTACCGCGAACTCGGCATCGAGGACCGTCTCCACACCGAGGAATTCGCTCCCGCCGCAGCCCCGGCGGAGGGTGAGGCCGGTGGTGCGGTGTCCTTCACCGCCAGCGGCGTCACCGCGGACAACTCCGGAAAGACGCTGCTCGAACAGGCCGAGGCCGCCGGGCTCCATCCCGAGTACGGCTGCCGGATGGGCATCTGTTTCTCCTGCACCACGGTGAAGAAATCGGGGTGCACCAAGAACGTCCGCACCGGCGACACCGACACCGATCCGGACAAGGCGATCCAGCTGTGCGTCTCGGTTCCGGTGGGCGACGTCGCCCTCGACATCTGA
- a CDS encoding SDR family oxidoreductase has translation MTTIQDRTVLVTGANRGLGRAFVAEALRRGARTVYASARDTSAIDGHPRVVPIQLDVTNPESVYAAAELVGDLGVLINNAGILVGESPLTGDLDGMRRELETNLYGPLNVTRALAPIIAANGGGAILNVHSVLSWLAVGGSYSVSKAALWSATNAMRAELAAQNIQVVGLHLGYMDTDMTSGLDVEKISAAEVARLAFDGVESGAHEVLADDTTRTVKAALSGDLDVLYPPSAQRGAA, from the coding sequence ATGACCACGATTCAGGATCGGACGGTGCTGGTCACCGGGGCCAATCGCGGGCTCGGGCGGGCCTTCGTCGCCGAGGCGCTCAGACGAGGAGCGCGCACGGTCTACGCGTCGGCACGTGACACGTCGGCGATCGACGGGCACCCGCGGGTCGTGCCCATCCAACTGGACGTCACGAACCCCGAATCGGTCTACGCCGCAGCGGAACTCGTCGGGGATCTCGGCGTGCTGATCAACAACGCCGGGATCCTCGTCGGCGAGTCGCCGCTCACCGGCGATCTCGACGGGATGCGCCGTGAGCTCGAAACCAATCTGTACGGTCCGCTCAACGTGACGCGCGCGCTCGCGCCGATCATCGCCGCCAACGGCGGCGGCGCGATCCTCAACGTGCACTCCGTGCTGTCGTGGCTGGCGGTCGGTGGCTCCTACAGCGTCTCGAAAGCCGCCCTGTGGAGTGCCACCAACGCCATGCGCGCCGAACTCGCGGCGCAGAATATTCAGGTGGTCGGGCTGCATCTCGGCTACATGGACACTGACATGACCAGCGGTCTGGACGTGGAGAAGATCTCCGCGGCCGAGGTTGCGCGGTTGGCCTTCGACGGCGTCGAGTCCGGCGCCCACGAGGTGCTCGCCGACGACACCACCCGCACCGTCAAGGCGGCGCTGTCCGGCGACCTCGACGTCCTCTATCCGCCGTCGGCGCAGCGGGGAGCCGCATAG
- a CDS encoding fatty acid desaturase family protein, giving the protein MFGLSLSFLPFVDGSDGSRNDAPVVLSHDQVEEIGRELDALRDRTVADLGAEDREYIYKIIKAQRGFEVAGRGLMYLGFFPPAWIAGVGALGVSKILDNMEIGHNVMHGQYDWMREPGLNSRVFEWDTVCPADQWKHSHNYMHHTYTNILGRDRDIGYGILRIDEAQKWNPYYLGNPVYAFFLMMLFEWGVMMHDLEAENVIQGKRKWHDVKPLLKGWWRKAGRQVLKDYVIFPALTGPLFVPTLLGNVTANLIRNVWAYSIIFCGHFPTGVQSFTEDETAEETRGEWYVRQMLGSANIEGSPLFHIMSGNLSHQIEHHLFPDLPAHRYPEMAPVVKALCEKHGLPYNTGGFFKQIGSVWAKIFTFALPPGLVSSDTPPGVIVERQKSAA; this is encoded by the coding sequence ATGTTTGGACTCTCGCTCTCGTTCCTCCCGTTCGTCGACGGCTCCGACGGTTCCCGCAACGACGCCCCGGTGGTGCTCAGTCACGACCAGGTCGAAGAGATCGGCCGGGAACTGGACGCCCTCCGCGACCGGACGGTTGCGGACCTCGGCGCCGAGGACCGCGAATACATCTACAAGATCATCAAGGCGCAGAGGGGATTCGAGGTCGCCGGCCGCGGGCTGATGTACCTCGGATTCTTCCCACCGGCCTGGATTGCCGGGGTCGGGGCACTCGGGGTGTCGAAGATTCTCGACAACATGGAGATCGGCCACAACGTCATGCACGGCCAGTACGACTGGATGCGTGAACCGGGCCTGAACTCCCGCGTGTTCGAATGGGACACCGTCTGCCCGGCCGATCAGTGGAAGCATTCCCACAACTACATGCACCACACCTACACCAACATCCTCGGCCGGGACCGGGACATCGGCTACGGCATCCTGCGGATCGACGAGGCGCAGAAGTGGAACCCCTACTACCTGGGGAACCCGGTCTACGCCTTCTTCCTGATGATGCTGTTCGAGTGGGGCGTCATGATGCACGACCTGGAAGCGGAGAACGTGATCCAGGGCAAGCGCAAGTGGCACGACGTCAAGCCGTTGCTGAAGGGCTGGTGGCGCAAGGCCGGTCGGCAGGTGCTCAAGGACTACGTGATCTTCCCCGCGCTCACCGGGCCGCTGTTCGTCCCCACACTGCTCGGCAACGTGACCGCCAACCTGATCCGCAACGTGTGGGCGTACTCCATCATCTTCTGCGGCCATTTCCCCACCGGCGTGCAGAGTTTCACCGAGGACGAGACCGCGGAGGAAACCCGCGGCGAGTGGTACGTCCGGCAGATGCTCGGCAGCGCGAACATCGAGGGGAGCCCGCTGTTCCACATCATGTCCGGCAACCTGTCGCACCAGATCGAGCACCATTTGTTCCCGGACCTGCCCGCTCACCGGTACCCGGAGATGGCGCCCGTCGTGAAGGCGCTGTGCGAGAAGCACGGTCTGCCCTACAACACCGGTGGCTTCTTCAAGCAGATCGGCTCCGTGTGGGCGAAAATCTTCACGTTCGCACTGCCGCCCGGTCTCGTCTCGTCGGACACCCCTCCCGGTGTTATCGTCGAGCGGCAGAAGAGTGCAGCCTGA
- the gdhA gene encoding NADP-specific glutamate dehydrogenase: MSTRDRVAEIYEQVRLRNAGEPEFHQAAAEVFESLQVVLERRPHYADSGLIERLCEPERQIIFRVPWVDDSGNVHVNRGFRVQYNSVLGPYKGGLRFHPSVNLGIVKFLGFEQIFKNALTGLPIGGGKGGSDFDPKGRSEAEIMRFCQSFMTELHRHIGEYTDVPAGDIGVGGREIGYLFGQYKRLTNSYESGVLTGKGLTWGGSQVRREATGYGVAYFVAEMLKTANSSLGGKTVVVSGSGNVAIYAIEKVHQLGGIAIAASDSAGYVVDEKGIDLELLKEIKEVRRGRISEYADTVPHARFVPNGSIWDVPCDVALPCATQNELDESAAKTLVTNGVQAVAEGANMPTTPQGVQVFRDAAVAFAPGKAANAGGVATSALEMQQNASRDSWGFAYTDERLAGIMRGIHERTVTTAAEYGMPGDYVHGANIAGFVKVADAMISLGVI, from the coding sequence GTGTCAACGCGCGACCGGGTAGCAGAGATCTACGAGCAGGTCCGCCTGCGGAACGCCGGAGAACCCGAGTTCCACCAGGCCGCCGCGGAGGTCTTCGAATCGCTCCAGGTCGTGCTCGAGCGCCGTCCCCACTACGCCGATTCCGGACTGATCGAGCGACTGTGCGAGCCCGAACGTCAGATCATCTTCCGGGTGCCGTGGGTCGACGATTCCGGCAACGTGCACGTCAACCGTGGTTTCCGCGTGCAGTACAACAGCGTGCTCGGCCCCTACAAGGGTGGCCTGCGGTTTCACCCCAGCGTGAACCTGGGGATCGTGAAATTCCTCGGGTTCGAGCAGATCTTCAAGAACGCCCTCACCGGGCTTCCGATCGGCGGCGGCAAGGGCGGCTCCGACTTCGATCCCAAGGGTCGTTCCGAGGCCGAGATCATGCGGTTCTGCCAGTCGTTCATGACCGAGCTGCATCGCCACATCGGTGAATACACCGACGTCCCCGCGGGGGACATCGGCGTCGGCGGCCGCGAGATCGGCTACCTGTTCGGCCAGTACAAGCGGCTCACCAACTCGTACGAGTCGGGCGTCCTCACCGGCAAGGGACTCACCTGGGGCGGCTCGCAGGTGCGTCGCGAGGCGACCGGGTACGGCGTCGCCTACTTCGTCGCCGAGATGCTGAAGACCGCGAACAGCTCACTGGGCGGCAAGACCGTCGTCGTCTCCGGTTCCGGAAACGTCGCGATCTACGCGATCGAGAAGGTCCACCAACTCGGCGGAATCGCGATCGCGGCCTCCGACTCCGCGGGGTACGTCGTCGACGAGAAGGGCATCGACCTCGAACTCCTGAAAGAGATCAAGGAGGTGCGGCGTGGACGGATCAGCGAGTACGCGGACACCGTGCCGCACGCCAGGTTCGTGCCGAACGGTTCGATCTGGGATGTGCCGTGCGACGTCGCACTGCCCTGCGCCACCCAGAACGAACTCGACGAATCGGCAGCCAAGACCCTGGTCACGAATGGTGTGCAGGCGGTGGCGGAGGGCGCGAACATGCCCACCACCCCACAGGGCGTCCAGGTGTTCCGCGATGCCGCCGTGGCATTCGCACCGGGCAAGGCGGCCAATGCGGGCGGGGTCGCGACGTCGGCACTCGAGATGCAGCAGAACGCATCCCGCGACTCGTGGGGCTTCGCGTACACCGACGAGCGGTTGGCCGGGATCATGCGCGGCATCCACGAACGCACTGTCACCACCGCCGCCGAGTACGGCATGCCGGGCGACTACGTGCACGGCGCGAACATCGCCGGATTCGTGAAGGTCGCCGACGCCATGATCTCGCTCGGCGTCATCTAG
- a CDS encoding PadR family transcriptional regulator has product MALEHALLVSLTEHSGSGYELARRFDKSIGFFQSATHQQIYRVLKRMGEAGWVDAEVVAQDGRPDKKVYRVSAAGRAELARWIAEPTEPNHLRNELAVKIRAAGHGDVAALTAEVARHRDGHAARLEVYRMIEKRDFPAPDQLSGAALHQYLVLRGGIRVEEGFADWCQEVLDALSQ; this is encoded by the coding sequence GTGGCACTCGAACATGCGCTCCTCGTATCCCTGACCGAGCACTCCGGCTCGGGGTACGAATTGGCGCGCCGGTTCGACAAGTCCATCGGCTTCTTCCAGAGCGCCACCCACCAGCAGATCTACCGCGTCCTCAAACGCATGGGCGAGGCAGGGTGGGTCGACGCCGAGGTGGTGGCGCAGGACGGCAGACCCGACAAGAAGGTGTACCGGGTCAGCGCGGCCGGACGCGCGGAACTCGCGCGGTGGATCGCCGAACCCACCGAGCCCAACCACCTGCGCAACGAGCTGGCAGTGAAGATCCGGGCCGCGGGGCACGGTGACGTCGCCGCACTCACGGCCGAGGTCGCCCGCCACCGCGACGGCCACGCCGCCCGGCTCGAGGTGTACCGCATGATCGAAAAACGCGACTTTCCCGCACCGGACCAGCTCTCCGGGGCAGCCCTGCACCAGTACCTCGTCCTGCGCGGCGGAATCCGCGTCGAGGAGGGGTTCGCCGACTGGTGTCAAGAAGTACTCGACGCGCTCTCACAGTAA
- a CDS encoding alpha/beta fold hydrolase yields MSNLLEHTHVPVGPLTFDVAVGGPVGGDAVLLLHGYPESAASWSPVAALLNDAGLRTYAPNQRGYSPGARPDGVDSYRIDHLVADVVGLLDALDIDTVHLVGHDWGSIVAWCVAARHPGRVTSLTTVSVPHPAAFGWALREDEDQQQRSSYIQFLRTEGKAEHVLLREDAQRLRAVFGDVVSSELVDEHVGLLSEPGALTAALNWYRAMTSDFEATPAVTVPTTYVWSTGDIAIGRAAAERCGEFVDAPYEFVVLDGATHWVPEECPELLTKAILERARSTI; encoded by the coding sequence ATGTCGAACCTCCTCGAGCACACCCACGTCCCGGTAGGTCCGCTCACCTTCGATGTCGCGGTCGGTGGTCCGGTCGGCGGCGACGCCGTCCTCCTTCTCCACGGTTACCCGGAGAGCGCGGCGTCGTGGTCACCGGTCGCGGCCCTCCTGAACGACGCGGGCCTCCGGACCTACGCGCCGAACCAGCGTGGATACTCGCCCGGTGCACGACCCGACGGAGTCGACTCCTACCGTATCGACCACCTCGTCGCTGATGTCGTGGGGCTGCTCGACGCCCTCGACATCGACACGGTGCACCTCGTCGGCCACGACTGGGGATCCATCGTGGCGTGGTGCGTGGCGGCCCGCCACCCGGGTCGCGTCACGTCGCTGACCACGGTGTCGGTTCCCCATCCCGCGGCCTTCGGCTGGGCGCTACGCGAAGACGAAGACCAGCAACAGCGATCGTCCTACATCCAGTTCCTGCGGACGGAGGGCAAGGCCGAGCACGTCCTCCTTCGCGAGGACGCCCAGCGGCTGCGCGCGGTGTTCGGGGACGTCGTGAGTTCCGAACTCGTAGACGAGCACGTTGGGCTTCTGAGTGAACCGGGCGCGCTGACCGCCGCGCTGAACTGGTACCGCGCCATGACAAGTGACTTCGAGGCGACACCCGCCGTCACCGTTCCCACGACTTACGTCTGGAGCACCGGCGACATCGCGATCGGGCGTGCCGCGGCGGAGAGGTGTGGCGAGTTCGTCGATGCGCCCTACGAGTTCGTCGTCCTGGACGGTGCTACGCATTGGGTTCCCGAGGAGTGTCCGGAACTGCTCACGAAGGCAATTCTGGAACGCGCCCGTTCAACGATCTGA
- a CDS encoding MFS transporter, giving the protein MSTDVRPPAGIGEAATRRQVVAWGLWDWGSAAFNAVILTFVFSVYLTDAVGEDLPGSISASTWLGWSLGIAGFLIAVLAPVTGQRFDAAGRRKWALGVLTFATVGCMAAMFLVRDSYQYLWLGLVLLAAGSVIFELAGVPYNAMLRQVSTPANIGRVSGFGWAMGYFGGIVLLLLCYFGFIAGDGDTRGFLGLTTDGGLNIRMVALLAAVWFAVFAIPVLLKVPELPRTNADPGAAKAGFVESYRVLWRDLRDLWSADRRTVYFLVASALFRDGLAGVFTFGAVLAVNVYGISAGDVLLFGVAANVVSALGALTAGRFDDRIGPKTVIMTSLIAMIVVGVVLTAVSGPAMFWIFGLLLCLFVGPAQSSARTFLARITPPGREGQMFGLYATTGRAVSFLSPTLFGLFAWWFAADRAGILGLVIVLAIGLAALTVVKAPERD; this is encoded by the coding sequence ATGAGCACCGACGTTCGTCCGCCTGCCGGGATCGGCGAGGCCGCGACGCGCAGACAGGTTGTCGCGTGGGGGTTGTGGGACTGGGGTTCGGCCGCCTTCAACGCCGTGATCCTCACGTTCGTCTTCTCCGTGTACCTGACGGACGCCGTGGGGGAGGACCTGCCGGGATCGATCTCCGCGAGCACCTGGCTGGGCTGGTCGCTCGGCATCGCCGGCTTCCTCATCGCCGTGCTCGCCCCCGTCACCGGTCAGCGATTCGACGCCGCAGGACGACGCAAGTGGGCGCTCGGCGTCCTCACCTTCGCGACGGTCGGCTGCATGGCGGCGATGTTCCTCGTCCGCGACTCGTATCAGTACCTGTGGCTCGGGCTGGTGCTACTGGCCGCGGGTTCGGTGATCTTCGAACTGGCCGGCGTCCCGTACAACGCGATGCTCAGGCAGGTGTCGACGCCGGCGAACATCGGGAGGGTGTCCGGGTTCGGCTGGGCGATGGGCTATTTCGGTGGGATCGTGCTGCTGCTGCTGTGTTACTTCGGATTCATCGCCGGCGACGGCGACACGCGGGGATTCCTCGGGCTCACCACCGACGGCGGCCTGAACATCCGGATGGTCGCGCTGCTCGCCGCCGTCTGGTTCGCGGTCTTCGCGATTCCCGTGCTGCTGAAGGTCCCCGAGCTGCCCCGCACGAATGCCGATCCGGGTGCGGCCAAGGCCGGTTTCGTCGAGTCGTACCGGGTGCTGTGGCGGGATCTGCGCGACCTCTGGTCCGCCGACCGGCGCACCGTGTACTTCCTGGTGGCGAGTGCGCTGTTCCGCGACGGGCTGGCCGGTGTCTTCACGTTCGGCGCCGTCCTCGCCGTCAACGTCTACGGCATCAGCGCCGGTGACGTGCTGCTGTTCGGCGTCGCCGCCAACGTCGTCTCCGCGCTCGGCGCGCTCACCGCCGGCCGGTTCGACGACCGGATCGGCCCGAAGACCGTCATCATGACGTCCCTGATCGCGATGATCGTCGTCGGCGTCGTACTGACGGCCGTCTCCGGACCGGCCATGTTCTGGATCTTCGGACTGCTGCTGTGCCTGTTCGTCGGTCCCGCGCAGTCGTCCGCGCGCACATTCCTGGCCCGGATCACCCCGCCCGGCCGGGAGGGCCAGATGTTCGGCCTGTACGCGACCACCGGTCGCGCGGTGTCGTTCCTCTCGCCCACCCTCTTCGGGCTGTTCGCCTGGTGGTTCGCGGCCGATCGGGCGGGGATCCTCGGCCTGGTCATCGTGCTCGCGATCGGGCTCGCCGCGCTGACGGTGGTGAAGGCGCCCGAACGCGACTAA
- a CDS encoding TetR family transcriptional regulator, whose translation MPDDEYEHPEMTGVGTATNTLTAVSQSTGAEPESRAARKERTRKALLDGTLELMADRSFAGVSLREIARTAGIVPTAFYRHFASIEELGVVLVEEGMRILRQMLRDARRTPSTKSAGASLDILVRQVRTHEAQFRFLSRERYGGVPEIRRAIATEMTLFVSELTVDLSRIDGLQSWDHDDLEMAADLIVSTMFAVVVDLLEADRPGSRSEAEVVARAERQLRLIMLGMSGWNPGK comes from the coding sequence ATGCCGGACGACGAGTACGAGCACCCGGAGATGACGGGTGTCGGCACCGCCACGAATACACTCACAGCCGTGAGTCAGTCGACCGGCGCCGAACCGGAGAGCAGGGCAGCCCGCAAGGAGCGCACGAGGAAGGCCCTTCTCGACGGCACGCTCGAACTCATGGCGGACCGCAGTTTCGCCGGCGTGAGCCTGCGCGAGATCGCCCGCACCGCAGGAATCGTGCCCACCGCGTTCTACCGCCACTTCGCGTCCATCGAGGAACTCGGTGTGGTGCTCGTCGAGGAGGGCATGCGAATCCTGCGCCAGATGCTCCGCGACGCCCGGCGCACGCCGAGCACCAAAAGCGCCGGCGCATCCCTCGACATCCTCGTGCGACAGGTCCGCACCCACGAGGCGCAGTTCCGGTTCCTCAGCCGCGAACGCTACGGCGGCGTCCCCGAAATTCGCCGTGCGATCGCGACCGAGATGACACTGTTCGTCAGCGAACTCACGGTGGATCTGTCCCGCATCGACGGTCTGCAGTCCTGGGACCACGACGACCTGGAGATGGCGGCCGACCTGATCGTGTCCACCATGTTCGCCGTCGTCGTCGATCTGCTCGAGGCCGATCGTCCCGGAAGCCGAAGCGAGGCCGAGGTGGTCGCGCGCGCCGAACGGCAACTACGCCTGATCATGCTCGGCATGAGCGGGTGGAATCCCGGAAAGTAG